Genomic DNA from Lactuca sativa cultivar Salinas chromosome 8, Lsat_Salinas_v11, whole genome shotgun sequence:
ACCTAATAGTAGTTATCCACAAAATATGATGTGAATACATTAATATATTACCCGCAAGGAACACATATCTATTGGAAACAAActataacatatcatcacatacataGGCATCTACGGGTCTTTTACACTTTACTAAACAATCCCTAACTATCTATAAAACTAACAAGTGAGCTTTTTACATAATTTAAGTTATGGAACCCAACAACATGCGAAGATGAATATAGTTTTCTACGTGTATTTGTACGTCTGGAAAATGTACATGCCAACATGTGATCTATCTAGGATACAAGAGTGTTATCATGTATTCATCATCCAACAATGAAACAGAGTTAAGTAAACTGTTACTTTCTTCGGTGAAAAAGGCTGGTTGTTTAGGTGGAGGCAATACACCATCACTAATCAACATAAGAACCACCGATAACATAGTTGGCCTATCTTCTGGATGATGTTGAACACACAATAATCCAACATGTATTGATCGTTGTATTTCAGAGACGACACATGAGTTAGATAAAGACACACTCATGAGTTCAACGGACTTGCCTTCCTTATAGAGTCTCCATGCCTGATCGAAATCCAACATAGATCATATAAGTATGTCAAAGGGTGATGTTAAGATGACAGTAGTTTTACATCGATTTTAGTCTACCTGATTAACTTACATGTCCAAGAAGGTTGTCACTATGAGCCTCGTGAGAGAATTCTCTGTTTTTCTTCCCACTTACTATCTCTAGCACAAGAACACCAAAGCTAAATACATCCGACTTTGTTGAGAAACGCCCGTGTACTGCATACTCTGGAGAAATGTATCCGCTGCACCCAAGTTCAATTCATAAACACATATTATTGCTAGGATTATATTTGTCTTATTTGAAAATTTCCCATTTTCATTGGAAGGAATTGTTAAAATGTTTTACAGATTCTTACTGTGTTCCAACCACATTCTTTGTCTTAGCTGTGGCATCCTGTCCTACAAACTTTCTTGCAAGCCCAAAATCAGATATTTTTGGATTCATTTGGTTGTCCAACAATATATTACCTGCCTTGAGGTCTCTATGGATGATTTGGAGGCGGGAATCTTGATGTAAATAAAGAATACCTCGTGCCATACCATGGATAATGTTAAAGCGTTGAGGCCAATCAAGCATTGAACTTCTAGTTTCATCTGCTCAATATGAACTACTTAGTCAATGCAAGTCGCTAAAACAAGTGTGAATGTAAGGCATTAGAGAGAGTCCAACCAAATAGAAATGAGTCCAAGCTTTTGTTATCCATGTATTCATAAATTAGaatcttttcatttccatgaatgCAATATCCAAGGAGCTTCACAAGATTCCGATGCTGGAGTTTGGCAATACAAATGACTTCATTCTGGAACTCTTCTTGTCCTTGTTGGGATGTTTCTGAGAGCCGCTTTACAGCTACTACTTTTCCGTCTTCCAACACACCCTAaaagatacatatatatatatatatatatatatatatatatatatatatattggagctTGTGATTCAAAAATTCCTTAAGTATTAGAAAACATCAATATGTTACCTTGTAAACTGGACCAAAACCACCTTCTCCAATCTTATTGTCAATGTTAAAGTTATTAGTAGCCTTTGCTATTCTATACAGGCTGAAAAAAGGTAAGTCATCAAAGTTTTCCATATGAACTTTATCCTTATCAAATGCGTGTCCCCTGTTCCCTACACAAgttcactttcaacttctcattATTGCATGAATCTGCCAAAAATCATACTCATACAAACTTGTACGTAGTCATAATGTTTGTTAATGTTTCATTTCTTGAAGCATGAAAAATGACTTGTTTATGTTTACCTCGTCCTTTCTTGTGAGGCATTTTCATTTTCTTCCTACAAGCAAATGCTACTGCAGACACAAGCATTGCTGCTGAAGAAACGGAAAGCACTATAATGAGAACTGCCTTCTTCTTGTTATCACTGGATTTGCCTTTTTTCAATAAATACAAGAATTAGTAAGACTACAAATCAAACCAGTAGAACACCaacataatttatttattttatttgttaagATGCCTCATAAACGATTTTGTAAACCAATTCTCAGAAAGGTTCAGTTTATTAAATCCACATCCTTTGTATTATCAAATATGTTTTAGCATGTAGTAGGATTCACTGTTATATAAAGATTGTACCTTGTAAGTCAGAGGTTGCCATTTTTATGTAAAGTTCCTGATGATCATCATACTTTCGAATGTCCATAAGGTCATCAAACCATAACAAACATCCACTTCCCTCGTTTCTGATATCTAAATCTGCATAAGCAGTACAAGAGCAATTCCTTCTGCAAGCCTTCTCACATTCTTCACGAGACATGCTCAAATTGTACGATGAATGACGTGTATCTGGAAATTTCACTCCTGAAATTTTATGGAAGACATCTTTGGTCCCACAATTCAAAGGTTTTTTGCGTTTACACCCATTAGACATATCTCCTTCATTCCATTCTTTTAGGACTCTTGGTTCAAAACCTTCAATGCAACTACAAATCGGATTTTCAACTGTGCATCTTGCATAAGGACCACAACGTCCATAAAGACCACATGTATCAACCACTATATTTCCATACGCAGCCCATTCTTGTGTTCGCTCAATCCAATTTGACTGCATTATAATGCCATCATGCATCATAATCATTCTAAAAACAACAGAAGTCTTGAGTGTATATGTATAATACATCTCCTTCTCGTTAACAGTAAACTCTATCAAGAAAATTGGACCCGTGTTTTCAATAGGACGCCCGCGAAACCCAAGACCATTCCATGGTCCAACCCTGGCGTGATCAACTTGACCTTTTTTCATAAATAACTGTGGATATCCATTCGGGTCTAACCAGAGTTTATACAGACCAATAGAAGGATCATCAGGGCTTTTCCATGATGATAAGTAGCTCTCTCTTCCTGTTGTCAAATCCTTCCCAAATTTCATCCCTGGTAGCAACGTGTTACCAGGAAAGTCAAAACTTTGCCAGATTAGATTTTCTTTTGTGCTATTTTCCCACACCACAAGATTTCCATTGTCGACAAGTTGTGCCACTGGATTTATATTATTCGTAGATACTATCAAATCTGATGACCAGATGATAGTGTTACCACCACTAAGAATCTGAAGGGTTCCTTCTGTAGTGAGTTCAAACATGCCTGATGTGTCGATAATTGGTTTCTCCCTGTTAGCAACCCACACAACAGTTAATGGTGATATCTTCTTGTACCATATTCCAAGGTACCGATTCTTGGACTCGCCGGGGCTAAAAAACCCCAGTTCAAACGTCTCATCATCTGAAACAATGGTGCTGCCATCTTTGATTGGTTGATATGCAGATATTGTATCTACTGCAGCAGAACCCgacatgaagaagaagaagaagaatatggtACTAGACactaacataagaatgggttgaTA
This window encodes:
- the LOC111915552 gene encoding G-type lectin S-receptor-like serine/threonine-protein kinase At4g27290 isoform X2, which encodes MSMEYQPILMLVSSTIFFFFFFMSGSAAVDTISAYQPIKDGSTIVSDDETFELGFFSPGESKNRYLGIWYKKISPLTVVWVANREKPIIDTSGMFELTTEGTLQILSGGNTIIWSSDLIVSTNNINPVAQLVDNGNLVVWENSTKENLIWQSFDFPGNTLLPGMKFGKDLTTGRESYLSSWKSPDDPSIGLYKLWLDPNGYPQLFMKKGQVDHARVGPWNGLGFRGRPIENTGPIFLIEFTVNEKEMYYTYTLKTSVVFRMIMMHDGIIMQSNWIERTQEWAAYGNIVVDTCGLYGRCGPYARCTVENPICSCIEGFEPRVLKEWNEGDMSNGCKRKKPLNCGTKDVFHKISGVKFPDTRHSSYNLSMSREECEKACRRNCSCTAYADLDIRNEGSGCLLWFDDLMDIRKYDDHQELYIKMATSDLQGKSSDNKKKAVLIIVLSVSSAAMLVSAVAFACRKKMKMPHKKGRGNRGHAFDKDKVHMENFDDLPFFSLYRIAKATNNFNIDNKIGEGGFGPVYKGVLEDGKVVAVKRLSETSQQGQEEFQNEVICIAKLQHRNLVKLLGYCIHGNEKILIYEYMDNKSLDSFLFDETRSSMLDWPQRFNIIHGMARGILYLHQDSRLQIIHRDLKAGNILLDNQMNPKISDFGLARKFVGQDATAKTKNVVGTHGYISPEYAVHGRFSTKSDVFSFGVLVLEIVSGKKNREFSHEAHSDNLLGHVS
- the LOC111915552 gene encoding G-type lectin S-receptor-like serine/threonine-protein kinase At4g27290 isoform X1; the protein is MSMEYQPILMLVSSTIFFFFFFMSGSAAVDTISAYQPIKDGSTIVSDDETFELGFFSPGESKNRYLGIWYKKISPLTVVWVANREKPIIDTSGMFELTTEGTLQILSGGNTIIWSSDLIVSTNNINPVAQLVDNGNLVVWENSTKENLIWQSFDFPGNTLLPGMKFGKDLTTGRESYLSSWKSPDDPSIGLYKLWLDPNGYPQLFMKKGQVDHARVGPWNGLGFRGRPIENTGPIFLIEFTVNEKEMYYTYTLKTSVVFRMIMMHDGIIMQSNWIERTQEWAAYGNIVVDTCGLYGRCGPYARCTVENPICSCIEGFEPRVLKEWNEGDMSNGCKRKKPLNCGTKDVFHKISGVKFPDTRHSSYNLSMSREECEKACRRNCSCTAYADLDIRNEGSGCLLWFDDLMDIRKYDDHQELYIKMATSDLQGKSSDNKKKAVLIIVLSVSSAAMLVSAVAFACRKKMKMPHKKGRGNRGHAFDKDKVHMENFDDLPFFSLYRIAKATNNFNIDNKIGEGGFGPVYKGVLEDGKVVAVKRLSETSQQGQEEFQNEVICIAKLQHRNLVKLLGYCIHGNEKILIYEYMDNKSLDSFLFDETRSSMLDWPQRFNIIHGMARGILYLHQDSRLQIIHRDLKAGNILLDNQMNPKISDFGLARKFVGQDATAKTKNVVGTHGYISPEYAVHGRFSTKSDVFSFGVLVLEIVSGKKNREFSHEAHSDNLLGHAWRLYKEGKSVELMSVSLSNSCVVSEIQRSIHVGLLCVQHHPEDRPTMLSVVLMLISDGVLPPPKQPAFFTEESNSLLNSVSLLDDEYMITLLYPR